The following are encoded in a window of Roseivirga misakiensis genomic DNA:
- a CDS encoding sensor histidine kinase produces MKLKEVHVRIIGIPILAFIMALIFGAADDQTVYEKYFESFLYTAFYWNSACWMFFYFRRRFPLMSNTPKRLFLASVSLIGLLLIGDFVISMYIKGNVTNPADYSLLHSVPSLIAGIVVGLIYEAVYFFEQWKNTIRINEALKNQQIRTQFEVLQNQMSPHFLFNSLNTLSALIPEDPDKAQKFTDSLSDVYRYILQNKEKDLVTLKEELDFAKTYLYLLKMRYPENLSANFKVDPKHERKYVAPLSIQMLVENAIKHNIVSKKNPLHIEVYIDAEMRLVVRNNLQPKKAIEKSTKTGLANIKSRYAFFGLEEIGIHEDENSFVVSLPLIEVENRAERRLEFA; encoded by the coding sequence ATGAAATTAAAGGAAGTACACGTACGAATTATTGGTATTCCCATCCTGGCATTCATTATGGCCTTGATCTTTGGTGCAGCTGATGATCAGACAGTCTATGAAAAATACTTCGAATCGTTCCTTTATACTGCCTTTTATTGGAATAGTGCCTGCTGGATGTTCTTTTACTTTAGGCGACGTTTTCCTTTAATGAGTAACACGCCAAAGCGTTTGTTTCTGGCGTCAGTATCCCTAATAGGCCTGTTACTGATCGGCGATTTTGTGATCAGTATGTATATAAAGGGCAATGTGACAAACCCAGCGGACTATAGTCTATTGCATTCCGTACCTTCTCTCATCGCGGGAATAGTTGTTGGACTAATTTATGAAGCGGTCTATTTCTTCGAACAGTGGAAAAATACGATTAGGATAAATGAGGCACTAAAAAATCAGCAAATCAGGACACAATTCGAGGTGCTTCAAAATCAAATGAGTCCGCATTTTCTTTTTAACAGTTTGAATACACTTTCAGCATTAATACCAGAAGATCCAGATAAGGCCCAAAAGTTTACCGATAGTCTATCTGATGTTTACCGATACATACTTCAGAATAAAGAAAAAGACCTAGTGACCCTAAAAGAAGAGCTCGATTTTGCTAAAACCTATTTGTATTTGCTTAAGATGCGCTACCCAGAAAACCTTTCTGCGAATTTTAAAGTAGACCCCAAACATGAGCGTAAATATGTCGCCCCGCTTAGCATTCAAATGCTCGTAGAAAATGCGATCAAGCACAATATAGTTTCTAAAAAGAACCCGTTGCATATAGAAGTTTATATAGATGCTGAAATGCGCTTGGTAGTTAGGAATAATCTGCAACCAAAGAAAGCCATAGAAAAATCGACTAAGACTGGTCTGGCCAATATTAAGAGCCGTTATGCATTCTTTGGGTTGGAAGAAATCGGTATCCATGAAGATGAGAATAGTTTCGTTGTTTCATTGCCATTAATTGAGGTAGAAAATAGGGCTGAAAGAAGGTTAGAATTTGCATGA
- a CDS encoding TonB-dependent receptor, translating to MKNHSAWFIFLMTALCLQGYGQTQVVKGKVYDAKSDFPLFGATIILVNSDPIVGSTTNEDGNFRIEKVPIGRQVFLVKYVGYKTITLPNVLVTVGKEVVLDIKLEESVTSLEEVVVTADTDKDLPLNELAKVSARTFNLEEVTRFSGGRNDIARLATTFAGVSAPDDSRNDIVVRGNSPTGLLWRIEGIPIATTNHFATLGTTGGPVNALNTNLLRTSDFLTGAFPAEYGNANAAVFDVNFRNGNTDKVEFTGQVSAFSGAEMMVEGPLSKANESSFLVSYRYGIAGIAATGTSATPYYQDLSFKVNLGRTKIGKIEVFGFGGNSNIDFLGDEIDETDLFANPSQDAFVENELGLVGLSHTLRIDKTAYLKTVFGASTNYNQFLQDNLIKNGSGQTINSYRATNVFNRENRFTVSSTFNKKFSARFSLRAGIVNEKYDLNLFTSDRDNRSEIPDTDNDGIPDFLITTRDYQDGFNLTQTFAQGEYRFNDDWSITAGIHSQYHGFTEDTSFEPRAAVSWQVNATNRLSLAYGRHAQSIPAPILFLREDVGNNQFELTNSNLEFVTSDHFVLAYDWNIAPSWRLKAETYYQSISNVPVSATPSSYSLLNEGADFVFDEEGSLVNEGTGSNIGLELTLEKFFSNDYYFLATTSIFDSKYKGSDGIERNTAFNNQYVFNALFGKEWKFGKDNRNAWTLDSKFTLAGGNPFTPIDIDATRANSGREVGFENRAFSENIGDYYRWDLKFGVRINSKKRNISHQFFIDLQNLTNRKNEFIQRYNEVTDQINTVEQIGFFPDIMYRIQF from the coding sequence ATGAAAAATCACAGCGCTTGGTTCATTTTCTTAATGACTGCTTTATGTTTACAAGGTTATGGCCAGACACAAGTCGTAAAGGGGAAAGTTTACGACGCTAAAAGCGACTTCCCTTTATTTGGAGCAACAATCATTCTAGTTAATTCAGATCCAATTGTAGGTTCGACTACAAATGAAGACGGAAACTTTAGAATTGAGAAAGTACCTATCGGAAGACAAGTATTCTTAGTTAAATACGTAGGGTATAAAACGATCACTTTGCCAAATGTACTTGTCACAGTTGGTAAAGAAGTGGTCCTAGATATCAAGTTAGAGGAGTCGGTAACTTCGCTTGAAGAAGTTGTTGTTACTGCGGATACTGATAAAGACTTACCCCTCAATGAATTAGCCAAAGTATCTGCCAGAACCTTCAACTTAGAGGAAGTGACACGCTTTTCGGGTGGTCGAAATGATATTGCTCGACTAGCCACTACATTTGCGGGCGTGAGTGCACCTGATGACTCACGAAACGATATTGTAGTGCGTGGCAACTCCCCTACGGGTTTGCTCTGGCGCATTGAAGGTATTCCTATCGCTACAACGAATCACTTCGCTACTTTAGGCACTACAGGTGGACCTGTCAATGCATTGAACACAAACCTTTTAAGAACTTCAGACTTTCTTACTGGTGCTTTTCCAGCTGAATATGGAAATGCCAATGCAGCGGTATTCGATGTAAATTTCAGGAATGGCAATACCGATAAAGTCGAGTTTACCGGACAAGTAAGTGCATTCAGTGGCGCCGAAATGATGGTTGAGGGACCACTCAGCAAAGCAAATGAATCTTCATTCTTAGTTTCATATCGGTATGGTATAGCGGGAATTGCGGCAACTGGAACTAGCGCGACTCCTTATTATCAAGACCTGTCCTTTAAGGTAAACCTAGGAAGAACCAAGATTGGTAAAATCGAAGTTTTCGGTTTTGGAGGCAATAGCAACATTGACTTCTTGGGTGATGAGATAGATGAAACAGACTTATTTGCCAACCCTAGTCAGGATGCGTTTGTAGAAAACGAATTAGGGCTCGTTGGTTTAAGTCACACACTTAGGATAGACAAAACAGCTTATTTAAAAACAGTATTCGGCGCCTCGACGAACTACAATCAGTTTCTTCAAGACAACCTCATCAAGAATGGCTCTGGCCAGACAATCAATTCCTACCGAGCCACAAATGTATTCAACAGGGAAAACAGGTTTACTGTAAGTTCTACTTTCAATAAGAAGTTCAGCGCACGGTTTAGTTTACGTGCAGGAATCGTCAATGAGAAATATGACCTTAATCTTTTTACATCTGACCGAGATAATCGCTCTGAAATTCCAGACACGGACAACGATGGCATTCCAGACTTTCTAATTACGACCAGAGATTATCAAGACGGTTTTAACCTAACCCAAACATTTGCGCAAGGCGAATACCGATTTAACGATGACTGGAGTATAACAGCAGGTATTCACAGTCAGTATCACGGCTTTACAGAAGACACTTCGTTTGAACCGAGAGCTGCCGTTAGCTGGCAAGTGAATGCAACTAATCGCTTAAGTTTAGCCTATGGACGACATGCACAAAGTATCCCAGCACCCATATTATTTCTGAGAGAAGACGTCGGAAACAATCAATTCGAGCTAACTAATAGTAATCTTGAATTCGTCACCAGTGATCACTTTGTATTAGCCTACGACTGGAACATTGCGCCTTCTTGGAGATTAAAAGCAGAAACCTACTATCAATCAATATCGAACGTACCAGTGAGCGCTACGCCGAGTAGCTATTCCTTGCTAAATGAAGGAGCCGACTTTGTATTTGACGAAGAGGGATCTCTTGTTAATGAAGGAACCGGCTCGAATATCGGGCTAGAATTAACTTTGGAGAAGTTCTTTTCGAATGACTACTACTTCCTCGCAACTACTTCCATTTTTGATTCGAAATACAAAGGTAGCGATGGCATCGAGCGCAACACGGCTTTCAACAATCAATACGTTTTTAATGCCCTATTCGGCAAAGAATGGAAATTCGGTAAGGACAACCGAAACGCTTGGACCCTAGATTCAAAATTCACCTTGGCTGGTGGAAATCCTTTTACCCCAATTGATATTGATGCCACTAGAGCCAACTCAGGCAGAGAAGT
- a CDS encoding LytR/AlgR family response regulator transcription factor, whose amino-acid sequence MRVVIIEDEAPAFRRLQKILEELIPDVEILEVLDSVESAVEWLDESINLDLIFMDIQLSDGLSFEIFEKTSVNAPVIFTTAFDEYLLKAFKVNGIDYLLKPIKTQELAQSLAKLNQLKSIFAKENSLDLKDLLSSINMRKKDYKSRFLVKQGSKLISIPVDQIAYFFIKGGVQFIYTFNNERLILDQTMDETVKQLDPKLFYRANRQYLIHIDFIGSVEKYFKGKLLVKTKFSTEEPITVSEEKASSFKAWLND is encoded by the coding sequence ATGAGAGTCGTAATTATCGAAGATGAAGCCCCAGCTTTCCGAAGGCTGCAAAAAATATTAGAGGAGCTGATACCAGACGTTGAAATTCTAGAGGTACTGGATAGCGTAGAATCCGCTGTAGAGTGGCTAGATGAGTCGATTAATCTTGACCTTATTTTCATGGATATTCAGTTAAGTGATGGATTAAGCTTTGAGATTTTCGAAAAAACTTCGGTCAACGCACCCGTTATCTTCACCACTGCCTTTGATGAATATTTGCTTAAAGCTTTTAAGGTGAATGGTATCGACTATTTACTTAAGCCGATTAAGACTCAAGAACTTGCCCAAAGTCTCGCGAAATTGAATCAACTTAAATCCATCTTTGCTAAGGAGAATTCTTTGGACTTGAAAGACCTTTTATCTTCCATTAACATGAGGAAAAAGGACTATAAAAGCAGGTTTTTGGTGAAACAAGGCTCCAAGTTGATCTCTATTCCGGTAGATCAAATAGCTTATTTTTTTATTAAAGGTGGGGTTCAGTTTATCTACACTTTTAACAATGAAAGGTTGATTTTAGACCAAACGATGGATGAAACCGTCAAGCAGCTTGATCCCAAATTGTTTTATAGGGCTAACCGGCAATATCTGATACACATTGATTTTATCGGTTCGGTGGAGAAGTATTTCAAGGGTAAGCTATTAGTAAAGACTAAGTTTTCGACCGAGGAGCCTATCACGGTATCTGAAGAAAAAGCCTCTAGTTTTAAAGCGTGGTTAAACGATTAA